A window of Kribbella amoyensis contains these coding sequences:
- a CDS encoding glycoside hydrolase family 78 protein: protein MTTGWVLTDSPTAEALTPYDLRCEHLVEPLGIGSARPRLSWRLASPVRGDRQDAFRIRLERGGVQVWDSGWRSDDATFADHGGAPLTSQTDYSWTVEVRDAAGAVTSASATFATGIFHPEEWQARWIEHDYDTEPPFEPPNDERRKVEPRTERSATLAAPRYLRRSFDLTAPVTRARVYATAHGLYQLTANGHRVGADELTPGWTDYRARLAYQTYDVTELLQEGENVLGAVIAEGWWSGYVGWDTRSQAHHYGKKPQLFAQLVVDHADGSQTIIGTDARWIERTGPLRFADLLMGESYDARLELGDWASPGYELGTGWEPAGEVGSDVSTLVAASTEPVRVTEDVAAVSVDRREPGRYVVDLGQNLAGRIRLRVRGAAEGDRIRLRHAEMLQSDGEVYTANLRTADATDYFVSAGAGEEIFEPAFTVHGFRYVEIAGYPGELTVADVTGRVLHSDTAVAGRFECSDAGVNQLLSNVRWGQRGNFVSVPTDCPQRDERLGWTADAQIFLPTAAYQADVHTFFANWLQDLAVAQTPDGAVPDVIPHLITGRHGTPAWSDAATIVPWTLYRSYGDERVLRQAWSSMRSWVDFVHRANPDLIWRNRTGGHYGDWLQVDVVTDRDVLATAYFARSAEFTASAARVLGLEDEAKKYGDLRDRIAAAFVAEFVDAEGKVRGDTQTGYLLPLAYRLLPADLEQEAVKHLVADLERRGRSLTTGFAGVALLCPILAEYGQLELAYDLLHDDRYPSWGYSIRHGATTVWERWDGWTEEKGFGPVAMNSFNHYSLGSVGEWLYSDVAGIAQAPSSVAFRDLVIRPRPGGRLTWAQAAYDTPSGRVTTHWETADGRLGLDVEVPPGTTATVHVPTNDPASVQESGRPVAEQDGIEVVGPADGVLVCRIPSGRYTFTADH, encoded by the coding sequence GTGACTACAGGCTGGGTGCTGACCGATTCCCCGACCGCCGAGGCGCTGACGCCGTACGACCTGCGGTGCGAGCACCTGGTCGAGCCGCTCGGTATCGGCTCCGCGCGGCCGCGGCTGAGCTGGCGGCTCGCCTCGCCGGTGCGCGGTGACCGGCAGGACGCGTTCCGGATCCGGCTGGAGCGCGGTGGCGTCCAGGTCTGGGACAGCGGCTGGCGGTCCGACGACGCGACGTTCGCTGATCACGGTGGGGCGCCGCTGACCTCGCAGACCGACTACAGCTGGACCGTCGAGGTCCGGGACGCCGCGGGCGCGGTGACGAGCGCGTCGGCGACCTTCGCCACCGGCATCTTCCACCCCGAGGAGTGGCAGGCGCGCTGGATCGAGCACGACTACGACACCGAGCCGCCGTTCGAGCCACCGAACGACGAGCGCCGCAAGGTCGAGCCGAGGACGGAACGCTCCGCCACCCTCGCCGCGCCGCGGTACCTGCGTCGCTCGTTCGACCTGACGGCGCCGGTCACCCGGGCTCGCGTCTACGCCACCGCGCACGGCCTGTACCAGCTGACCGCGAACGGCCACCGCGTCGGCGCCGACGAGCTGACCCCCGGCTGGACCGACTACCGCGCCCGGCTGGCCTACCAGACGTACGACGTCACCGAGCTCCTGCAGGAAGGCGAGAACGTCCTCGGCGCGGTCATCGCCGAGGGCTGGTGGTCGGGGTACGTCGGCTGGGACACCCGGAGCCAGGCGCACCACTACGGCAAGAAGCCTCAGTTGTTCGCCCAGCTGGTCGTCGACCACGCCGACGGCAGCCAGACGATCATCGGCACCGACGCGCGCTGGATCGAGCGGACCGGGCCGCTGCGGTTCGCGGACCTGCTGATGGGGGAGTCGTACGACGCGCGGCTGGAGCTCGGTGACTGGGCCAGCCCGGGGTACGAGCTCGGGACCGGCTGGGAACCGGCCGGTGAGGTCGGGTCCGACGTGTCCACCCTGGTTGCCGCGAGCACCGAACCGGTCCGGGTGACCGAGGACGTGGCGGCCGTGTCGGTGGACCGGCGCGAGCCCGGCCGGTACGTCGTCGATCTCGGGCAGAACCTGGCCGGCCGGATCAGGCTGCGCGTTCGCGGTGCGGCCGAGGGTGACCGGATCCGGCTCCGGCACGCGGAGATGCTGCAGTCCGACGGCGAGGTGTACACCGCGAACCTGCGGACCGCCGACGCGACCGACTACTTCGTCAGCGCCGGCGCCGGTGAGGAGATCTTCGAGCCCGCGTTCACCGTGCACGGGTTCCGGTACGTCGAGATCGCCGGGTACCCGGGTGAGCTCACCGTGGCCGACGTGACCGGGCGGGTGCTGCACTCCGACACCGCGGTCGCCGGCCGGTTCGAGTGTTCCGATGCCGGGGTCAACCAGCTGCTCAGCAACGTCCGCTGGGGCCAGCGCGGCAACTTCGTCAGCGTGCCCACCGACTGCCCGCAGCGGGACGAGCGCCTCGGCTGGACCGCCGACGCGCAGATCTTCCTGCCCACCGCCGCGTACCAGGCCGACGTGCACACGTTCTTCGCGAATTGGCTCCAGGACCTCGCGGTCGCGCAGACCCCGGACGGCGCCGTCCCCGACGTGATCCCGCACCTGATCACCGGCCGCCACGGCACACCCGCGTGGTCCGACGCGGCCACGATCGTGCCGTGGACGCTGTACCGCAGCTACGGCGACGAGCGCGTGCTCCGGCAGGCCTGGTCGTCGATGCGGAGCTGGGTGGACTTCGTGCACCGGGCCAACCCCGACCTGATCTGGCGCAACCGCACCGGTGGTCACTACGGCGACTGGCTGCAGGTCGACGTGGTCACCGACCGGGACGTGCTGGCCACCGCGTACTTCGCCCGCAGCGCGGAGTTCACCGCCTCGGCGGCACGGGTGCTCGGACTTGAGGACGAGGCGAAGAAGTACGGCGACCTGCGGGACCGGATCGCGGCGGCGTTCGTGGCCGAGTTCGTGGATGCCGAGGGCAAGGTCCGCGGCGACACCCAGACCGGGTACCTGCTGCCGCTGGCGTACCGGTTGTTGCCGGCCGACCTGGAGCAGGAGGCGGTCAAGCACCTCGTCGCCGACCTGGAACGCCGGGGCCGCTCGCTGACCACCGGATTCGCCGGGGTCGCGCTGCTCTGCCCGATCCTGGCCGAGTACGGCCAGCTGGAACTGGCGTACGACCTGCTGCACGACGACCGGTACCCGTCCTGGGGGTACTCGATCCGGCACGGCGCGACGACGGTCTGGGAGCGCTGGGACGGCTGGACCGAGGAGAAGGGGTTCGGTCCGGTCGCGATGAACTCCTTCAATCACTACTCGCTCGGCTCGGTCGGCGAGTGGCTGTACTCCGACGTCGCCGGGATCGCCCAGGCGCCGTCGTCGGTCGCCTTCCGGGACCTGGTGATCCGCCCCCGTCCGGGTGGCCGGCTCACCTGGGCGCAGGCGGCGTACGACACCCCGTCGGGCCGGGTCACCACCCACTGGGAGACCGCGGACGGCCGGCTCGGTCTCGACGTCGAGGTACCGCCCGGCACGACCGCGACCGTGCACGTCCCGACCAACGACCCGGCGTCGGTCCAGGAGTCCGGCCGCCCGGTCGCGGAGCAGGACGGAATCGAGGTCGTCGGCCCGGCCGACGGCGTCCTGGTCTGCCGCATCCCCTCCGGCCGCTACACCTTCACCGCCGACCACTAA
- a CDS encoding zinc-dependent alcohol dehydrogenase — MRAAMLQQPRQVSVVEVDPPAPQQELLLRMRAVGLCGSDLHTWRGHHPFRKPPVVLGHEGAGEVVSVPPGETRFAVGDRVAVLPALSCWDCTRCEAGHPHLCAHKRVPGGGWPGMLSEYFAAPARVLVPLADGIGFDEGAMIEPVAVAWHSTGSGGITAGESVAVLGGGAIGSLVAAVSRLRGAGTVLVSDIKQHNRDFLKTQGVDHVIDPLTADLVAVGAEVTGGDGFDVVMVASGHPSCVEEALALCRPRGRVVLLPMFAGPLTVDLNPVVLKEVTIQGSTIYTPADFGAAAKLVNERVLDVRPYISDVVGLDRVPEVLVAIDGGADHLKTQIDPTR, encoded by the coding sequence ATGAGAGCAGCGATGCTGCAGCAACCCCGGCAGGTCTCGGTGGTCGAGGTGGACCCGCCCGCACCCCAGCAGGAGCTGCTGCTGCGGATGCGCGCGGTCGGTCTCTGCGGCTCCGACCTGCACACCTGGCGCGGGCATCACCCGTTCCGCAAGCCGCCGGTCGTGCTCGGCCACGAAGGCGCCGGCGAGGTGGTGTCGGTCCCACCAGGCGAGACCCGGTTCGCCGTGGGCGATCGCGTCGCCGTGCTGCCGGCCCTGTCGTGCTGGGACTGCACCCGCTGCGAGGCCGGGCATCCCCACCTGTGTGCGCACAAACGCGTCCCCGGCGGCGGCTGGCCGGGCATGCTCAGCGAGTACTTCGCGGCGCCGGCCCGGGTCCTGGTCCCGCTGGCCGACGGCATCGGCTTCGACGAGGGCGCGATGATCGAGCCGGTCGCGGTGGCCTGGCACTCGACCGGCTCCGGCGGGATCACCGCGGGCGAGTCGGTCGCGGTGCTCGGCGGCGGCGCGATCGGGAGCCTGGTGGCCGCGGTCAGCCGGTTGCGCGGGGCCGGCACCGTGCTGGTCAGCGATATCAAGCAGCACAACCGCGACTTCCTGAAGACGCAGGGCGTCGACCACGTGATCGACCCGCTCACCGCCGACCTGGTGGCCGTCGGCGCCGAAGTCACCGGCGGCGACGGGTTCGACGTGGTGATGGTCGCGTCCGGTCATCCCAGCTGCGTCGAGGAGGCGCTGGCGTTGTGCCGGCCGCGGGGCCGGGTGGTCCTCCTGCCGATGTTCGCCGGACCGCTGACCGTCGACCTGAATCCGGTCGTCCTCAAGGAGGTCACCATCCAGGGCTCGACGATCTACACCCCCGCGGACTTCGGGGCCGCTGCCAAACTTGTGAACGAGCGCGTGCTCGACGTCCGGCCGTACATCAGCGACGTCGTCGGCCTGGACCGGGTACCCGAGGTGCTGGTCGCGATCGACGGCGGCGCCGACCACCTCAAGACCCAGATCGACCCGACCCGATGA
- a CDS encoding RuBisCO large subunit C-terminal-like domain-containing protein, which translates to MSGRPEVVATYLVETYLPLEQAAATIAGEQSTGTFVAVARETAELRDRFAARVVAIEELPPTGTADLPGTIRPEGAQRRSARIRIAFGLENFGPSLPNLLAAVAGNLFEIRQVAGIRLLDLELPDAFAARYPGPRYGVTGTRQVLDRPDGVLLGTIVKPSIGLPVEELRVVVRELAEAGIDFVKDDELMGNPPHSPLADRVAVVTEELDRVAQRTGRRPMYAFNITDDLDRMAANHDLVRDAGGTCVMVCVNLVGHTGLAWLRERCELPIHGHRAMTGVYTRAPQLGIDFVAWSKLARLAGADHLHTNGFSNKFYETDDEVLRSIEAVRRPLLGGYETLPVLSSGQWAGLAPETYRRTATTDLLVLAGGGIHGHPDGAGAGVAAMRAAWDCAVSGGELEKTAREVPALARALETFGAARG; encoded by the coding sequence ATGAGCGGCCGGCCGGAAGTCGTCGCGACGTACCTGGTGGAGACGTACCTGCCGTTGGAGCAGGCGGCCGCGACGATCGCGGGCGAGCAGTCGACCGGGACGTTCGTCGCCGTGGCCCGGGAGACCGCGGAGCTGCGGGACCGGTTCGCCGCGCGGGTGGTCGCGATCGAGGAGCTGCCGCCGACCGGGACCGCGGACCTGCCCGGCACGATCCGTCCCGAGGGTGCGCAGCGGCGGAGCGCGCGGATCCGGATCGCCTTCGGCCTGGAGAACTTCGGCCCCTCGCTGCCGAACCTGCTGGCCGCCGTCGCCGGGAACCTCTTCGAGATCCGCCAGGTGGCCGGGATCCGGCTGCTCGACCTCGAGCTCCCGGACGCGTTCGCCGCCCGGTACCCGGGTCCGCGGTACGGCGTGACCGGGACGCGGCAGGTGCTGGACCGGCCCGACGGGGTGCTGCTGGGGACGATCGTGAAGCCCAGTATCGGGCTGCCGGTCGAGGAGTTGCGGGTCGTGGTCCGCGAGCTGGCCGAGGCCGGGATCGACTTCGTCAAGGACGACGAGCTGATGGGGAATCCGCCGCACTCCCCGTTGGCCGACCGGGTCGCCGTGGTCACCGAGGAACTGGACCGGGTCGCCCAGCGGACCGGGCGGCGGCCGATGTACGCGTTCAACATCACCGACGACCTGGACCGGATGGCCGCCAACCACGACCTGGTCCGGGACGCGGGCGGGACCTGCGTGATGGTCTGCGTGAACCTGGTCGGCCACACCGGGCTGGCCTGGTTGCGGGAGCGCTGCGAGCTGCCGATCCACGGCCACCGGGCGATGACCGGGGTCTACACCAGGGCCCCGCAGCTCGGTATCGACTTCGTCGCCTGGTCCAAGCTGGCCCGGCTGGCGGGGGCGGACCACCTGCACACGAACGGGTTCTCGAACAAGTTCTACGAGACCGACGACGAGGTGTTGCGCTCGATCGAGGCGGTCCGGCGGCCGTTGCTCGGCGGGTACGAGACGCTGCCGGTGCTGTCCTCGGGTCAGTGGGCCGGCCTGGCGCCCGAGACGTACCGGCGGACCGCGACGACCGACCTGCTCGTGCTCGCGGGCGGCGGCATCCACGGTCATCCGGACGGCGCGGGCGCGGGGGTCGCCGCGATGCGGGCCGCCTGGGACTGCGCGGTGTCGGGTGGCGAGCTGGAGAAGACCGCGCGCGAGGTGCCGGCGTTGGCGCGGGCGCTGGAGACGTTCGGGGCAGCCCGTGGTTGA
- a CDS encoding glycoside hydrolase family 28 protein — translation MTEPTRRLFLGGVGAAGFGLLGPNLSTAAAVGAPPQAAAADGPTSPWARAEYISAKVRGPRFPRRWFDITDYGAVPGQDATDAIATAITACHRAQGGHVVVPAGNWPTGPIHLLSNVDLHVSEGATLLFSTDPTDYLPLVLTRFEGVELYNYSPLIYAFEQENIAVTGTGTLDGQADDDHWWPWKGQTAHGWEPGEPRQAEARALLFEQAEQGVPVRQRQYGEGGYLRPSFIEPYRCRNVLIEGVTILRSPMWEIHPTLSESVLVRGVTVQSHGPNNDGCNPESCRMVVIRDCTFDTGDDCIAIKAGRNADGRRVNTPTEDVLIEGCTMRDGHGGVTIGSEMTGGVRNVFVRDCDLSSPNLDIALRFKTNSVRGGFIEQFHAKELRIGQVGSSVIDINFFYEEGPGHGFNPRVSDLAVTGLTVGTARRSLNLKGYPDAPISGVRLQHVDFGTTSQPPVVQDVTGLVLTDVTENGQPLVLDAPVR, via the coding sequence ATGACCGAGCCCACCCGACGCCTGTTCCTCGGCGGAGTCGGCGCAGCCGGCTTCGGCCTGCTGGGACCGAACCTCAGTACCGCCGCCGCGGTCGGCGCGCCACCACAGGCCGCTGCCGCGGACGGCCCCACCTCGCCGTGGGCGCGGGCCGAGTACATCTCGGCGAAGGTGCGCGGACCGCGGTTCCCCCGCCGCTGGTTCGACATCACCGACTACGGCGCCGTCCCGGGCCAGGACGCGACCGACGCGATCGCGACCGCGATCACTGCCTGCCACCGCGCTCAGGGTGGCCACGTGGTCGTCCCCGCGGGCAACTGGCCGACGGGGCCGATCCACCTGCTCAGCAACGTGGATCTGCACGTGTCCGAGGGCGCGACGCTGCTGTTCAGCACGGACCCGACGGACTACCTGCCGCTGGTGCTGACCCGGTTCGAGGGCGTCGAGCTGTACAACTACTCGCCGCTGATCTACGCGTTCGAGCAGGAGAACATCGCGGTCACGGGTACCGGCACCCTCGACGGCCAGGCCGACGACGACCACTGGTGGCCGTGGAAGGGCCAGACCGCGCACGGCTGGGAGCCTGGTGAGCCCCGCCAGGCCGAGGCCCGCGCGCTGCTGTTCGAGCAGGCCGAGCAGGGCGTCCCGGTCCGGCAGCGCCAGTACGGCGAGGGCGGGTACCTGCGGCCGTCGTTCATCGAGCCGTACCGCTGCCGGAACGTGCTGATCGAGGGTGTCACGATCCTGCGGTCGCCGATGTGGGAGATCCACCCGACGCTGAGCGAGTCCGTCCTGGTCCGCGGCGTCACGGTCCAGTCGCACGGCCCGAACAACGACGGCTGCAACCCGGAGTCCTGCCGGATGGTGGTGATCCGGGATTGCACGTTCGACACCGGCGACGACTGCATCGCGATCAAGGCCGGCCGGAACGCCGACGGCCGACGGGTGAACACCCCCACCGAGGACGTGCTGATCGAGGGCTGCACGATGCGCGACGGGCACGGCGGCGTGACGATCGGCAGCGAGATGACCGGCGGGGTGCGGAACGTGTTCGTCCGCGACTGCGACCTGTCCAGCCCGAACCTCGACATCGCGCTGCGGTTCAAGACCAACTCGGTCCGCGGCGGGTTCATCGAGCAGTTCCACGCCAAGGAGCTGCGGATCGGCCAGGTCGGGTCGTCGGTGATCGACATCAACTTCTTCTACGAGGAAGGCCCCGGGCACGGCTTCAACCCCCGCGTCTCCGACCTGGCGGTGACCGGCCTGACCGTCGGTACCGCGCGCCGCAGCCTGAACCTGAAGGGGTACCCGGACGCGCCGATCAGCGGCGTCCGGTTGCAGCACGTGGACTTCGGCACCACCAGCCAGCCACCGGTGGTGCAGGACGTCACCGGGCTGGTGCTGACCGACGTGACCGAGAACGGGCAGCCGCTGGTGCTGGACGCACCGGTCCGGTGA
- a CDS encoding LacI family DNA-binding transcriptional regulator has protein sequence MSKTSRGGAAPSAGRATIHDVARIAAVSTATVSRVMSGGKPVSTEVTDRVRAAAREVGYRPNPAAQTLLRGRSQTIGVVAPDLGNPYFAEILKGVAAEAAEVGHHTLVAGTDEDPEREYRSALELARWVDGLLLCAPRMSTPRLKEVAAASRSLVLINRVLRHPSIGAVVVDYSEGVKVLCEHLAGFGHERIVYLEGPPNAWSDRQRQRGFRTAEALGQTVIPIPCGSAMQDGYATADEALKHQPTAVIAFNDHVALGVFTRLRELGIDVPGELSLIGIDDAPMSAHTDPGLTTFAVSTVDLGRLAWQKFTSDPGAGVVHLSGSLVVRGSTGPAPRKRRRATKR, from the coding sequence GTGAGCAAGACGTCCAGAGGTGGCGCGGCGCCGTCCGCGGGCCGGGCCACGATCCACGACGTGGCCCGGATCGCCGCGGTGTCCACGGCCACGGTCTCGCGGGTGATGAGTGGCGGCAAACCGGTCTCCACCGAGGTCACCGACCGGGTCCGCGCCGCCGCCCGCGAGGTCGGCTACCGGCCGAACCCGGCCGCCCAGACGCTGCTGCGCGGCCGGAGCCAGACGATCGGCGTGGTGGCGCCGGACCTGGGCAACCCGTACTTCGCGGAGATCCTGAAGGGGGTCGCCGCGGAGGCCGCCGAGGTCGGGCACCACACGCTGGTCGCCGGCACCGACGAGGACCCGGAGCGCGAGTACCGATCCGCACTCGAGCTGGCCCGCTGGGTCGACGGTCTGCTGCTCTGCGCACCCCGGATGAGTACGCCGCGGCTCAAGGAGGTCGCCGCGGCGAGTCGCTCGCTGGTGCTGATCAACCGCGTCCTGCGGCACCCGTCGATCGGCGCGGTCGTGGTCGACTACTCCGAGGGCGTCAAGGTGCTGTGCGAGCATCTCGCCGGCTTCGGGCACGAGCGGATCGTGTACCTCGAAGGACCGCCGAACGCGTGGTCGGACCGGCAGCGCCAGCGCGGGTTCCGGACCGCCGAGGCGCTGGGCCAGACGGTGATCCCGATCCCGTGCGGCTCGGCGATGCAGGACGGGTACGCGACCGCCGACGAGGCGCTGAAGCACCAGCCGACCGCGGTGATCGCCTTCAACGACCACGTCGCGCTGGGCGTCTTCACCCGCTTGCGCGAGCTGGGCATCGACGTCCCCGGTGAGCTCTCGCTGATCGGGATCGACGACGCGCCGATGAGCGCGCACACCGATCCCGGGCTGACCACGTTCGCCGTCTCCACGGTCGACCTTGGCCGGCTGGCGTGGCAGAAGTTCACCAGCGACCCGGGGGCGGGGGTCGTCCACCTGTCCGGCAGCCTCGTCGTCCGCGGCTCCACCGGCCCCGCCCCGCGCAAACGTCGCCGCGCCACCAAACGCTGA
- a CDS encoding four-carbon acid sugar kinase family protein produces MVEAAFYGDDFTGSTDALLQYERLGLHGALLVELPPLDELRKLAAQYDVIGVAGIARSLPPDEQEAEIRPILSALRELDPRVVQYKICSTADSSPVLGSLGRALEVGRSLFGPAPVPVLAAQPELGRYTVFGHHFAAEAGVVHRLDRQPTMANHPATPMHESDLRRHLAAQTDLRITSLELTGYGELGARYAEIDGDVVVLDALTDADLVAVGRAVLAGGNGGPLFAMGSGGLSRALGTALTDGGRRSGVVRHGVGDSAPEQVLVVSGSQSRRTAEQIELAVRAGWTSLTLDADAAHLAVEALRAGAPGVVVHTGRADGVPGAVGHTSGLPGSGAHAAGGIGAGVLPLLAEGLAEVVRAVAQGTEVRKVIVAGGDTSGRVLRELDITAVELATDPTQDQDGFGPGVVLCRTLAADPWLDGLLVILKGGQVGSVELFEVLRVS; encoded by the coding sequence GTGGTTGAGGCGGCCTTCTACGGCGACGACTTCACCGGCTCGACCGACGCGCTGCTGCAGTACGAACGACTCGGTCTGCACGGCGCGTTGCTGGTGGAGTTGCCGCCTCTGGACGAGCTGCGGAAGCTTGCCGCGCAGTACGACGTGATCGGGGTCGCCGGGATCGCGCGCTCCCTGCCGCCGGACGAGCAGGAGGCGGAGATCCGGCCGATCCTCAGCGCTTTGCGCGAGCTGGATCCACGGGTGGTGCAGTACAAGATCTGCTCGACCGCGGACTCGTCGCCGGTCCTGGGCAGCCTCGGGCGCGCGCTCGAGGTCGGCCGCTCGCTCTTCGGTCCGGCGCCGGTTCCCGTGCTCGCGGCGCAGCCGGAGCTGGGCCGGTACACGGTCTTCGGGCACCACTTCGCGGCCGAGGCGGGTGTGGTCCATCGCCTGGATCGGCAGCCCACGATGGCGAACCACCCGGCGACGCCGATGCACGAGTCCGACCTGCGCCGCCATCTCGCGGCCCAGACGGACCTACGGATCACGTCGCTCGAGCTGACCGGGTACGGCGAGCTCGGCGCGCGGTACGCGGAGATCGACGGCGACGTGGTGGTGCTGGACGCGCTCACCGACGCGGATCTGGTCGCTGTCGGTCGGGCCGTTCTTGCTGGTGGCAACGGTGGGCCGTTGTTCGCGATGGGTTCGGGGGGTCTGTCCCGGGCTTTGGGTACTGCGCTCACAGATGGAGGACGCCGGTCCGGCGTGGTTCGTCATGGGGTGGGGGATTCGGCGCCGGAGCAGGTGCTGGTGGTGTCGGGGAGTCAGTCGCGGAGGACAGCCGAACAGATCGAGCTGGCGGTCCGCGCCGGCTGGACCTCCCTCACCCTCGACGCCGACGCCGCCCACCTGGCCGTCGAAGCCCTACGAGCCGGAGCACCGGGCGTCGTCGTCCATACCGGCCGCGCAGACGGAGTACCGGGAGCAGTCGGCCACACGAGCGGGCTGCCGGGGAGTGGCGCGCACGCAGCCGGTGGGATCGGCGCCGGTGTGCTGCCGTTGCTCGCCGAAGGTCTCGCTGAGGTCGTACGGGCGGTTGCCCAGGGCACCGAGGTGCGCAAGGTGATCGTCGCCGGCGGCGACACCTCCGGCCGAGTCCTGCGCGAGCTCGACATCACCGCGGTCGAGCTCGCCACCGACCCCACCCAGGATCAGGACGGCTTCGGGCCCGGGGTCGTTCTGTGCCGGACGCTGGCCGCCGATCCGTGGCTGGACGGGTTGCTGGTGATTCTGAAGGGCGGGCAGGTGGGCTCAGTGGAGTTGTTCGAGGTTCTCCGCGTCAGCTGA